From a single Sphaeramia orbicularis chromosome 4, fSphaOr1.1, whole genome shotgun sequence genomic region:
- the uox gene encoding uricase translates to MAAASDQNVEFVRTGYGKNMVKVLFIRRQGSHHDIIELMANVELTLKSRKDYLTGDNSDIIPTDTIKNTVHALAKIKGVKSIEQFSLDICHHFLTSFNHVLRVKVHMEEAPWRRLEKNGVQHVHAFIFSPESCRFCDVEQNLNGVPVVHGGLKNMKVLKTTQSGFEGFLRDRFTTLQETKDRCFCTSVYSRWRYNKVQDVNFDAAWNCVKNTIIEKFAGPYDRGVYSPSVQKTLYESQVLVLNRVPEVDEIEIVMPNQHYFTIDMTKMGLSNKDEVLLPLDNPSGNITGTVRRKQQAKL, encoded by the exons ATGGCAGCTGCCTCAGACCag AATGTGGAGTTTGTACGGACAGGATATGGGAAGAACATGGTGAAGGTGCTGTTCATCAGGAGACAGGGAAGCCACCATGATATCATCGAGCTGATGGCAAACGTGGAGCTCACACTCAAATCACGTAAGGACTATTTAACTGGAGACAACAGTGACATCATCCCCACGGACACTATCAAGAACACTGTGCATGCCCTGGCCAAAATCAAAGGG GTAAAGAGCATTGAGCAGTTTTCACTGGATATCTGTCATCACTTCCTGACCTCTTTTAACCATGTGCTGAGGGTCAAGGTTCACATGGAGGAGGCTCCATGGAGGAGGCTAGAGAAG aatgGTGTTCAACATGTTCATGCATTTATCTTCAGCCCTGAGTCTTGTCGTTTTTGTGATGTTGAGCAGAATCTCAATG GTGTCCCGGTTGTTCACGGTGGCCTGAAGAACATGAAGGTGCTGAAAACCACTCAGTCTGGTTTTGAGGGTTTCTTAAGGGACCGATTCACAACCCTCCAAGAGACCAAGGACAGGTGTTTCTGTACCTCTGTCTACTCCAGGTGGCGCTACAACAAAGTTCAGGATGTCAACTTTGATGCTGCATG GAACTGCGTTAAGAACACAATTATTGAAAAGTTTGCGGGTCCTTATGACCGTGGAGTGTACTCACCTTCTGTGCAGAAGACACTGTATGAATCTCAGGTTCTGGTCCTGAATAGAGTCCCAGAG GTGGATGAAATTGAGATTGTGATGCCGAACCAGCATTACTTCACCATAGACATGACAAAAATGGGTCTGAGCAACAAAGATGAA GTTCTTCTTCCCCTGGATAACCCATCTGGAAACATCACTGGGACAGTGCGCCGCAAGCAACAAGCCAAGTTGTAA